CTGCGCCGGCGGTTCGCAGGACGAGCTGCTGGGCTTCCACCAGGGGCGGTCCACTCTCGACGCGGAGGAGTGCATCACCGCACCGCTGAACTGCCCGGTCCCCGTCGTGGCGGCGATCCGCGGCCACGCGATCGGCGGCGGACTGCTCCTCGGGCTCTACGCGGATCTCGCGGTGTGGTCGGAACGTTCCGTGTACGCCGCCAACTTCATGGCCTACGGATTCACCCCCGGGGTGGGAGCCACAGCTCTGCTCCCGGCCCGGCTGGGTGCCGTGCTCGGTACGGAGATGCTGCTCACCGGGCGTTCCTACCGCGGTCGGGAACTGCGCCAGCGCGGGGTTCCGTACCGGATCGTGGCCCACGACCTGGTGGAGAGCACAGCCCGTGAACTCGCCACGCGCACCGCCCGGGCGCCCCTGAGGAGCCTGCGTCTGCTCAAGGGGCATCTGCGCGCGGACCTGCGCCGGGCGACGGACGAGGTCCTGGGCCCCGAACTGCGCATGCAGGCCGTCACGTTCGCGCTGCCGGAGGTCGCCACCCGCATCACGGACTCCTACCCGCCCCCTGGCTGAACCCCTGCCCGCGACCTGGCCGCCCCTCTGCCGTCGGCGTGCCGGCCCCACACCAGCCCCCAGTCCCCAGCCGCGGAGGAACCTGTCCATGAAGGCGGTCTACGCCGAGCGTCCCTGCCCCGACGACCCGCTGGCCGTGCTGCGGTTCGGTGAACGCCCGGAGCCCGAACCGCCCGACGAGGACTGGACGGTGGTGACGGTGCGGTCCGCCGGACTCAACCACCACGATCTGTGGACCCTGCGCGGATCGGGCGTGCCGGCGCACCGGTACCCGCTGACACTCGGCGTGGAGTGCGCCGGAACGGACGAGTCCGGCCGTCCCGTCATCGTGCACGGCATGGTCTACGGCCGTGAGTTCCTCGGACATCCCGTGCGCGATCCGGAGTGGACGATGCTGGGCGAGGGGCGGCCGGGCACCTTCGCGGAGCGGGTCGCGGTGCCCCGGCACACGCTGATCCCGAAGCCGCCGCAGCTGAGCTTCGCCGAGGCGGGTGCGATCACCGGTACCTGGCTGACGGCGTACCGCATGCTGTTCACCCGAGCCGGACTGCTCCCCGGCCAGACGGTGCTCGTGCAGGGCAGCGGAGGAGGCCTGTCGACCGCTCTGATCCGGCTGGGCCGGGCAGCGGGGCTGCGGATATGGGCCACCTCACGCGACGAGTGGAAGCGCGAACTCGCGACCGAGCTGGGCGCGGACCAGGTGTTCGCCGCGGGTGCGCCGCTGCCGGAGCGTGTGGACGCCGTGATGGAGAGCGTCGGCCGGGAAACCTGGGCACACAGCCTGCGCTCGGTGCGGGCCGGTGGCTGCGTGGTGGTGGCGGGGGCGACGACCGGAGCGCTGCCGCCGGCGCACCTGACCCGGATCTTCTGGAACGAACTGCGGGTGCTCGGGGTGATGTGCGGAACCATGGAGGAGCTGCGCGGACTGCTGACGTTCATGGTCGCCCACGGCCTGCGGCCGTACATCCACCGCGAGTTCCCCGCCGAGCACGGCGTCGAGGGATTCCGCCTGCTGGCCCGGGGCCAGATCGGCGGAAAGATCGTCCTGAACTGGTGAATCGGTCAACCGGAGTCGTACGAGGAGGATTGCGGATGGGCACGGGCGCGCCCCCGAAGGGCATTTCCGAGATCACGCTGAGCCTGGTGATCAGTGAGTTGGACAACCCCTCGCGTGAGGAGGTGTCCGCCGTGGATGTCGCGCGGAGCACGGGCATGAGCACCGTCACAGCCCGCCGCTACCTGCGTTTCCTCGCCTCCATCGGCAGGGCGGAGGTGTCCTGCCGGTACGGGAAGGTCGGAGCACCTGAGCGCCTGTACCGCCGGTGCGGTTCCTGAGCGGAGGACGAGGGATGGTGGCAGTGGTCAGCGGTGTCGGCGCCGCACGGCCGGACCTGGTGGTCCGCAATTCCCATTTCGCGTATCTCGGCATCTCCGATCAGTGGATCACCAGTCGTACCGGCATCGGGGAACGGCGCTGGCTCGGACCCGGAGAACGGCTGACCGGGTTGGCCGTCGAGGCGAGCGCCCTCGCGCTCGCCGACGCTCACTGCGCGCCGGAGGACGTCGACCTGGTCATCGCGGCCACCGCCACCCCCGACCGGGTCTCCCCCGGTCTGGCACCCGAGCTGGCCTGGGGCCTCGGTCTGCGGGGCGTACCCGCGGTCGACCTCAATGCCGCCTGTACCGGCTTTCTCTACGCTCTGGACCAGGCGGTGGCGCAGATCGACGCCGGCCGGAGGTCCACCGTGCTCGTCTGCGGTGCCGACGCGGCCTCCCGGATCATCGACCCGGACGACCGCTTCACCGCACCGCTGTTCGGGGACGCGGCCGGCGCGGTCGTCGTCCGGGCCACCGGTGCCGAACGCTGCTGTGCCGACTGCGCTCCCGCCGTCGTGCTGGGGGCGGACGGCTCCCTGGGGGACATCCTGTACGTGGACCGGGAGCGGGAGCGCCTCACGGTGCACATGGAAGGCGCCGAGGTCTACGAGCGAGCCGTCGACGCCATGGCCGAAAGCACTCGCCAGGTCTGCGCCGTACGGGGAGCGGAGCCGGCGGACATCGACCTGTTCGTGCCGCACCAGGCCAACGCGCGGATCATCAGGTCGGTGCTGCGCCAGTTGCGGTTCCCCGCGGAGCGCACCGTGGTGTACGTCGGAGAGTCCGGCAACACGTCGGCGTCCTCGATACCGCTGTCCCTGCACCGTGCTCAGCTGGAGGGACGACTGCCGAGCGGCACCCGCGTGGGCATGGCCGCCTTCGGAGCCGGCCTGACCTGGGCCGCCGCCCTCCTCGACTGGAAGGGATGCCGGCACACGCCGAACGGTCAGGCGCCGTAGCGTCGTTGGCGCGCGGCGTACGCGCGCAGGGCCCGCAGGAAGTCGACGTGCCGGAAGGCCGGCCAGTAGACGTCGCAGAAATACAGTTCGGAGTACGCCGTCTGCCACAGCAGGAACCCGGACAGCCGCTGTTCCCCGCTGGTGCGGATGACGAGGTCCGGGTCGGGCTGGCCGCTCGTGTACAGGTGTGCGGCGATGGCGTCGGCGCTGAGACGGTCGGACAGCTCCGAGGCCGGTGTGCCCGACTCCGTCTCGGCGTCGATCCAGGCGCGGAAGGCGTCCAGCAGTTCCTGGCGTCCGCCGTAGCCGATGGCGACCGTGAGGTGGTGGCCGGTGGCACAGGTGCTGGTGGTCTCCTCGGCGGATTTGAGCGTACGTGCCGTGGAGTCGCGGATGAGGTCCAGGTCGCCCGCGATGCGCAGCCGCCACAGGCTGGACGGCCGTGTGAGGTGCTCGTCGACGACCCGCTCGATGACGCCCATCAGGAAGTCCATCTCGGCCGAGGAGCGGTTGCTGAGGTTCTCTGTGGAGGCGGCGAAGATGGTGACGTGTCGGATGCCCGCGGCGGAGCACCAGTCGAGGACCTCCTCGACGTGTTCCGCGCCGTGCTGGTGGCCCAGGCTCGGGTTCACCAGACCTGCCCGTCGAGCCCAACGCCGGTTTCCGTCCATGATGATGGCGACATGGCGGGGCAACGGCCCCCTGGCGAGCCGGCGTTGGATTCGGCCTTCGTAGAGCCGGTAGAGCAGTCGGCGCACACGCCTCACCCCATACCTGTCAATTGCCGTGGAATTCCGGCCAGTTCCCGGACTCCCGGGCATTCAGGCCGCGTTGCACATCTCGTGTCCCGAGTCCCCGGACGAAATCCTCGTGTTCCCGTCGCAGGTGTTCCGCCAGGGGTAGTGAAAGCGCCTGGTGGGCCAGGGACTTCGCGGTGCGGACGGAGTGGGGGGCCGCTCGCGCCAGGGCCCGGGCCCGGTGGAGAGCGACCGACATCAGGTCGTCGGCCGGGACGACAGCCGAGACCAGACCGATCCGCAGTGCGGCGGCGGCCCGCAGCACCGGCTGTTCCAGGAGCAGCGGCAGCGCCTGGGACAGTCCGACCACCCGGGGCAGGAACCAGGACATCGCACCGTCCGTCGAGCAACCCAGCGCGCCGTAGGCGAAGTTGAAGGCGCTCCGTGCCGAGGCGATGCGCAGATCGCATGCCAACGCGAGCGAGAACCCCGCGCCGGCCGCCTGGCCGTTCACCGCCGCGATCACCGGGCATTCCAGTGCGGCCAGGCCGAGGACGACCTCGGCCAGAGCCCGCACGGGTGCCGGGACCTCCTCGGCGGACCGGTCGGCACGGGCGCGGAGGTCCCCGGCAAGTCCCGCCAGCTCGTCGAGCGAGCCGCCGAGGCAGAAGTCGCGTCCGGCACCGGTGAGCACCACCACGCGCACCGCGGCGTCGTCGCGCAACCCGGTCACCGCCGTCCCGAGGTCGCGCAGCATCTCGAGCGTCAGGGCGTTCCCTGTCCGCGGCCGGTCCAGTGAGAGCACCGCGACGCCGTCCGACACGTCCACTCGGACCGTGCGGCCGTCCCCCGTCGCCCCGGGATCGGCACGCGCCGCGCGCGTCACCCGCCGGAACCGGCCATCCCATCGACCAGGCTCCTGGGCCGCAGATCCGTCCAGGTCCGCTCCACGTAGTCCAGGCAGTCCTGCCGGGAGGCCTCCGCGTGGGCGACCCGCCAGCCGTCCGGCACCGCGACGAAGGACGGCCACAGGGAGTGCTGGCCCTCGTCGTTGACGAGGACGAGGTAGGTGCTGTCAGGGTTGTCGAAGGGGTTGGTCACGTCCGTCCTTCCGTCGTGCGTGATGTGTTCGCGGGGGTCAGCGAAACGGGCAGGGACTCCAGGCCGCCGATGAGGTTGGATCTCATCCGACGGACCGGACCGGCCAGTTCGGCCCGCTCGACCCGACGGGTCAGCTCCTCGAACATGATGGTCAGCTCGGTGGAGGCCAGCGCGGCACCGATGCAGTGGTGCGGGCCGTGCGCGAAGGTCAGATGCCGGTTGGGCGTGCGGGAGACGTCGAAGACGTCGGGGTCGGCGAAGACCTGTTCGTCCCGGTTGGCCGAGGCCAGCCACAAGGTGATCCGGTCCCCGGCACGGATCCGCTCACCGCCGATCTCGGCGTCCTCGGCCGCGGTGCGCAGCAGATGCATCGCCGGCGAGGTGTACCGCAGCACCTCCTGTACGGCACCGGGCAGCAGCTCGGGCCGCTCGCGCAGCAGTGTCCACTGGTCCGGGTTCTCGATGAAGGCGAGGAGACCGCCCAGCGTGGCGTGTCGGGTCGTCTCGTTGCCGCCGGAGATCAGGCCGTTGCAGTTGAGCACCACCTCCGTACTGGTCAGCGGTTCTCCGTCGATCGTGCCGTGCACCAGGGCGCTGATGATGTCGTCCCGGGGCGAGCGGCGCCGCTCGCGCATCAACTCGTCGTAGTACTGGAAGAGTTCGGTGTGGGCCACGGCGGCGGCCGCCGCGTCCGTGTCACCGGACCGGTCGCCCACGCCGAACGCGGTCATGGTCCGGCTCAGCATGAAGTCCCAGTCGGCACGGGGCACTCCCAGCAGATCGCAGATGACCGAGAGCGGCAGCCGTGCCGCGACCTCCGTGAACTCGCAGGTCCCGCCCGCCAGCGCACCCCGCAGCAGCTCGGTCACCGTGGTCCGCATGTTGACCTCCAGCCTGCGGACCGTGCGCGGGGTGAAGGCGGAACCCATGATGCGCCGGATCTTGCCGTGCCGTGGCGGATCGGAGATCACCATCATCCTGCCCGCGCCGGCGGCCGTGGCCGTCTCGTCCGCGTCCAGTCTCATGCCGCCCGTGGAGGAGAAGACCGTCGGCTGGGACAGGACCTTCACGACGAGGTCGTAGGAGAGGACCGCCCAGAACGGGACTCCCCCCGGACGGACGACCTGGCACACGGGGTGTTCTCGGCGCAGGCGGCGCCACACCGCGAGCGCCTCTCCGCGCTCGTACAGCAGGGGATCGGAGAGATCGGGTATCTGGGCCGTGGTAGCGGCATCGGAGGACATCAGCGCACACCCCCTCGTCGTTCGGTCTCCCGCCGGTCGGCAGGTGTCGGGACATCGGTGACTCCGACCGCCGGCCCGATCAGCTCCAGCACGGACAGCTGCTGTTCGACGAGGTAGAAGTGGCCGCCCGGAAAGACCCGGACGTCGCACCCGCCCTCGGTCAGGTCGCCCCAGCGGTCGAGCAGTTCGGGATCCACGCCCGGGTCGTCGGTGCCGCCGAGAACGGTGATGCCGGCCCCCAGGAGGGGCGTGTCCGTGTACACGTAGCTCTCGCACAGCGCGAAGTCGGCCCGCAGGACGGGCAGCAACAGCTCCAGCAGGGAGGGGTTGGCCAGCACGTCCTTCGGTGTGCCCTCCAGCCGGCTGATGTGGTCGACCAGCCCGTCGTCGGACAACGCGTGCACGCGCGTGGGGCGGTAGAGGTGCGGGGCTGTCTGTCCCGACACCAGCAGTCGTACGGGCGGCCGCCCCAGCCGGGTCAGCGCACAGGCCACCTCATAGGCCACGAGCGCGCCCATGCTGTGCCCGAAGAGCGCGTACGGCACGTCGGCGGCCCGTTCCGCGACCGGGCCGGCCAGTCGCATCGCAAGGCGTTTGAGGGATGTCTCCGGCGGCTCGGCCAGCCGTGGCGGCCGTCCGGGGTACTGCACCGGAACCACCTCGATGCGCGGATCGAGCAGGGTGCTCCATTCCCGAAAGGCGACGGGCCCCGCCCC
This window of the Streptomyces sp. N50 genome carries:
- a CDS encoding polyketide synthase, translated to MPVDPAADDSPVRLTVGGAVARVRICDPVERNRITPRLCAALPAALRDAAAHPATRVVLLGGEPDVFCAGGSQDELLGFHQGRSTLDAEECITAPLNCPVPVVAAIRGHAIGGGLLLGLYADLAVWSERSVYAANFMAYGFTPGVGATALLPARLGAVLGTEMLLTGRSYRGRELRQRGVPYRIVAHDLVESTARELATRTARAPLRSLRLLKGHLRADLRRATDEVLGPELRMQAVTFALPEVATRITDSYPPPG
- a CDS encoding zinc-binding dehydrogenase, yielding MKAVYAERPCPDDPLAVLRFGERPEPEPPDEDWTVVTVRSAGLNHHDLWTLRGSGVPAHRYPLTLGVECAGTDESGRPVIVHGMVYGREFLGHPVRDPEWTMLGEGRPGTFAERVAVPRHTLIPKPPQLSFAEAGAITGTWLTAYRMLFTRAGLLPGQTVLVQGSGGGLSTALIRLGRAAGLRIWATSRDEWKRELATELGADQVFAAGAPLPERVDAVMESVGRETWAHSLRSVRAGGCVVVAGATTGALPPAHLTRIFWNELRVLGVMCGTMEELRGLLTFMVAHGLRPYIHREFPAEHGVEGFRLLARGQIGGKIVLNW
- a CDS encoding beta-ketoacyl-ACP synthase 3, which produces MVAVVSGVGAARPDLVVRNSHFAYLGISDQWITSRTGIGERRWLGPGERLTGLAVEASALALADAHCAPEDVDLVIAATATPDRVSPGLAPELAWGLGLRGVPAVDLNAACTGFLYALDQAVAQIDAGRRSTVLVCGADAASRIIDPDDRFTAPLFGDAAGAVVVRATGAERCCADCAPAVVLGADGSLGDILYVDRERERLTVHMEGAEVYERAVDAMAESTRQVCAVRGAEPADIDLFVPHQANARIIRSVLRQLRFPAERTVVYVGESGNTSASSIPLSLHRAQLEGRLPSGTRVGMAAFGAGLTWAAALLDWKGCRHTPNGQAP
- the uppS gene encoding polyprenyl diphosphate synthase, whose protein sequence is MRRVRRLLYRLYEGRIQRRLARGPLPRHVAIIMDGNRRWARRAGLVNPSLGHQHGAEHVEEVLDWCSAAGIRHVTIFAASTENLSNRSSAEMDFLMGVIERVVDEHLTRPSSLWRLRIAGDLDLIRDSTARTLKSAEETTSTCATGHHLTVAIGYGGRQELLDAFRAWIDAETESGTPASELSDRLSADAIAAHLYTSGQPDPDLVIRTSGEQRLSGFLLWQTAYSELYFCDVYWPAFRHVDFLRALRAYAARQRRYGA
- a CDS encoding enoyl-CoA hydratase/isomerase family protein, translating into MSDGVAVLSLDRPRTGNALTLEMLRDLGTAVTGLRDDAAVRVVVLTGAGRDFCLGGSLDELAGLAGDLRARADRSAEEVPAPVRALAEVVLGLAALECPVIAAVNGQAAGAGFSLALACDLRIASARSAFNFAYGALGCSTDGAMSWFLPRVVGLSQALPLLLEQPVLRAAAALRIGLVSAVVPADDLMSVALHRARALARAAPHSVRTAKSLAHQALSLPLAEHLRREHEDFVRGLGTRDVQRGLNARESGNWPEFHGN
- a CDS encoding MbtH family protein, with the protein product MTNPFDNPDSTYLVLVNDEGQHSLWPSFVAVPDGWRVAHAEASRQDCLDYVERTWTDLRPRSLVDGMAGSGG
- a CDS encoding cytochrome P450 — its product is MSSDAATTAQIPDLSDPLLYERGEALAVWRRLRREHPVCQVVRPGGVPFWAVLSYDLVVKVLSQPTVFSSTGGMRLDADETATAAGAGRMMVISDPPRHGKIRRIMGSAFTPRTVRRLEVNMRTTVTELLRGALAGGTCEFTEVAARLPLSVICDLLGVPRADWDFMLSRTMTAFGVGDRSGDTDAAAAAVAHTELFQYYDELMRERRRSPRDDIISALVHGTIDGEPLTSTEVVLNCNGLISGGNETTRHATLGGLLAFIENPDQWTLLRERPELLPGAVQEVLRYTSPAMHLLRTAAEDAEIGGERIRAGDRITLWLASANRDEQVFADPDVFDVSRTPNRHLTFAHGPHHCIGAALASTELTIMFEELTRRVERAELAGPVRRMRSNLIGGLESLPVSLTPANTSRTTEGRT
- a CDS encoding thioesterase II family protein; amino-acid sequence: MVSPPLRGGGAGPGEVSLFCLPHAGAGPVAFREWSTLLDPRIEVVPVQYPGRPPRLAEPPETSLKRLAMRLAGPVAERAADVPYALFGHSMGALVAYEVACALTRLGRPPVRLLVSGQTAPHLYRPTRVHALSDDGLVDHISRLEGTPKDVLANPSLLELLLPVLRADFALCESYVYTDTPLLGAGITVLGGTDDPGVDPELLDRWGDLTEGGCDVRVFPGGHFYLVEQQLSVLELIGPAVGVTDVPTPADRRETERRGGVR